The nucleotide sequence GTACCCCGCCATCGTCTTCGGCGTGAACCAGAAACGTAGGGGGCGTGGAGGACGAAACCATCAGTTCGTTGGAATAGTAGTTGACCAGTTCGTCCGACTCATCGGGTCCCAGCAGATTTTTCCGCGATCCGCCGTGCGCGAATTCGGGTAGGAACGTAATGACCGGGTAAAGCAAAAGCGCGAAATTGGGTTTTGCTTCCTCGCTGGCGTTGGCGCCCCGGTCGAAGTGGGTCGAGAGCGTAGCGGCCAGGTGACCACCCGCCGAAAAGCCCATGATGCCGATCTGGTCGGGCTTCACGTTGTATTTATTGGCATTTCGGCGAATCATTTTCATGCCCTGCATGGCATCCATCAGGGGTACCTCATGCTGGTGGGTCATGGCTTTTTCGTTGGGCAGACGGTACTTCAACACGAAGGCCGCGATACCCCGCTCTTTAAACCACGCCGCCAGGTCGGTACCTTCGTGGTCGTAGGCCAGGATGCCGTAACCCCCGCCGGGGCAGATCAGCACCGCCGCGCCCGTGGCTTTGTCTTTGGCCGGAATAAAGGCTACCATGTTGGGTACCGTCACATTGCTGAGGCGCGTGATGCCTCCGGTGGTGACGGCTTTCTCTTCCAGACTGTTGGGAATAGCGTTGGGTATTTTTCCGGCGGGCCACAGCATGATGGTTTCATTTTGGGCCATAGCCGAGAACGATAAAGCGATAAGCGACACGGTGTATAGGATTTTTTTCATGAATAGCTAGTGGCTGACAGCGGATGTCTGTCGGCCTTTTTGGGGTTATAGTAATCGAACAAAACGGATTTG is from Salmonirosea aquatica and encodes:
- a CDS encoding alpha/beta hydrolase, with the translated sequence MKKILYTVSLIALSFSAMAQNETIMLWPAGKIPNAIPNSLEEKAVTTGGITRLSNVTVPNMVAFIPAKDKATGAAVLICPGGGYGILAYDHEGTDLAAWFKERGIAAFVLKYRLPNEKAMTHQHEVPLMDAMQGMKMIRRNANKYNVKPDQIGIMGFSAGGHLAATLSTHFDRGANASEEAKPNFALLLYPVITFLPEFAHGGSRKNLLGPDESDELVNYYSNELMVSSSTPPTFLVHAEDDGGVPVENSINYFLALKQYKIPAELHIYPTGGHGFAMKTAGKGSVDTWTQAMENFLKSRNLMK